In one window of Ruminococcus hominis DNA:
- a CDS encoding S8 family peptidase, translated as MNAKNYKKYRIIVILMVVIMALLFQGCGKQKTKVSVRVAVIDTGISTNAISKEHIAKGKNYVDTKLSTEDTYGHGTAVASIILKEAKNTQIVPLVSNVFENGKIKQVDNDTLAQMIRDAVDIYHCRVINLSAGLVLDKESVRRAVEYAEKKNVLIIASAGNDYAENGAVRYYPAAYESVLAVGALNKDGTEIAAFSQRGEWVDVYTVGEQVEIKTLSGNTSVGDGTSYSAAKMTGQAALKIENDAEITVDELKKMLSN; from the coding sequence ATGAATGCGAAAAATTATAAAAAATATAGAATCATAGTAATATTGATGGTTGTGATAATGGCATTATTATTTCAGGGATGCGGGAAGCAAAAAACAAAAGTATCGGTTCGTGTTGCAGTGATTGATACAGGTATTTCCACGAATGCCATTTCAAAAGAACATATAGCCAAGGGAAAAAATTATGTAGATACTAAATTATCCACAGAAGATACCTACGGGCATGGGACAGCGGTGGCATCTATTATCTTAAAAGAAGCAAAGAATACACAGATTGTTCCATTGGTAAGTAATGTATTTGAAAATGGAAAAATAAAACAGGTTGATAATGATACATTGGCACAAATGATACGGGATGCGGTGGACATCTACCACTGCAGGGTTATCAATTTGAGTGCGGGACTTGTTTTAGATAAAGAATCTGTAAGGCGGGCGGTAGAATACGCAGAAAAGAAGAATGTTCTTATTATTGCATCTGCAGGAAATGATTATGCAGAAAACGGGGCTGTAAGATATTACCCGGCAGCTTATGAGAGTGTTCTGGCAGTAGGAGCTTTGAATAAAGACGGAACTGAAATTGCAGCATTTTCTCAAAGAGGGGAATGGGTAGATGTTTACACAGTTGGCGAGCAGGTGGAAATTAAGACCTTGAGCGGGAATACCAGTGTGGGGGATGGAACATCTTATTCAGCGGCAAAGATGACCGGACAGGCAGCTTTAAAGATAGAAAATGATGCGGAAATCACAGTGGATGAATTGAAAAAGATGCTAAGTAATTGA
- a CDS encoding InlB B-repeat-containing protein, translating into MWKKFWNDKKGIIILIVVLTVVSLSAAAFFANKNGKQMKADSDITVDQKTAEEKKETAEKQQEEKQPAQSSSKQLDNKSIQSSTDKEKAKGTSADNKKVASSNVNTKKKSKQPENPNKSFIDKVVDKITGNDDKKPEDTKIKQYKVTFYTEGGSKLKARKVNKGTKISSLPTPYRDNYIFVSWYYDKNREKLASKEDEINSNVSLYAEYAAQTPLENVEQVTFASATGVKTDFKIIVKAKNKKLNLDAVKAGITASNLTDPKQTDIIEVTGESGTFTISGKNPVSEDGKMDAVDGFAEGCTYRVALTDTRLCFEDQPKTVREYNFTTDKKQVLNTSLNDGIVYIPIEDISNITSGDKSVETLSIALYQADKDGTLGPANMTQGEFDYTKGELHLGDIVSIYAGLRPDKRTLDTPKEENGELAYVEITARNGNRYSYKNAQPEDVIFEPDMLPIPIGADMDEAADTITVDNQLLDYSADVYANIELDSQTTVDVGDFIMFYSGTFGVESGSDAAKLERYGKITGVKTGAGDTTTIGFKEVGWDEVQQAMDIYAEDTMTGTDMLEGVDTAALEAQIEQQALESGFAEEAAQYLGSMALATENFTKLSDNLNLEDYKVTLEDGTPVSPEELQLMASNISAKCEMEQGYPKATISTHPTKLNQANGTAAKDKGLSVQLEVQAKITIGKQGSDNQLVINISGTFAEEVGIDLGVRSKAVWKVWGIFPYIAEYRVTANVDVLNYTSVEVNAMMMTQSNDESGNEHFDEGAEIAGQIKELIDSNKENGEDDESEEGKSNLIKRYSEMMKGDSDWVRVIEQNIVDNEQQVPPPFPIIAINTEIDFVVKMNACISVGFDFEYMTGKRYTYTIDVFAGAVYNDTVTLLEETYQFDFYTMGRLEIKAGLEFEFKIGLFSTDLASVGFRSEAGAYSKLWGYFYYELRYSTSNGRDQQYNGAMLIDVGAYLEVGLKAQALKDTFSTELKLYDNEWSLWTVGRQDNVLDFATKQEEMPDIKLKQHVRDAMLPDAVFSMDYLDLKDGQEKQAIYNDDYDSNKAESLTNRKNFDIRMTNDKFTYDPKTNTVSVNPEKDDKKLEGEMIITWIRYPLAFSSRPIQRTISLYWDNLRDGYVIVPYTNGGTYINIINAKFEAKVEKPADPVKPGYDFAGWYSDEALTEAYEFPESMPAADTNIYAKWVAKADTPYRVEYYTEQLRSGEYELAEAEELTGTTESFVTPEIKEYVGYRMPAEQEIKIIADGSSVLRYYYALENHTVTFDPGEVGGEKITYDLKYGGTIIAPMMAAKGYTFTGWDSEVVSNMGTENLVYTAQWTKNPDTAYRVEYYVQDVDGKYKLKHLYEGMGFTGEEISADTLRNLPIDGETTAEQKYVEENGVVFENLTVNGLAKETAVVEGSGKSIIKINYKREKYKISFSYGYDTGDGEQSSSQESYYGDHIHSPEKMQRTGYTFIGWSIDGVNVVEPENKMGTGDVAYTALWKANTYTVKFDKNHDAATGEMEQMQFAYDEGQNLHENAFVLDGYDFLGWTTRKGTGVEYENTASVLNLTAENEAAVTLYAVWNMKNYNIIYNKAEGLINTNPSNYNVETETITLMDPVRKGYTFKGWYENEACEGEVVREIKKGSVGDKIFYAKWEANTDTPYKVEHYKEALDWNMVLADTDELKGTSDSLVTLETKNYEGFIIPEVQTVSIAADGSTCVRYEYKRKDVTVTLNVDGGILPEGVDSVIYGKYESELQLPIPLREGYGFEGWYVGEEKFTSHTMPAEDTVLQARWVAGQYGYTVNYYQQNVDGSENYTLKESVHQTAAMDSVIEPELKQYTGFTAPEKAKQIIVTTDERANVADYYYTRNKYSLSWDLDGGMAVSGYTEGQVYYDAPIIAPAAVKDGNSCVWNMKIEQNMPAKDLAYKAVWTPQSYQLTMEPNGGYVTGDGELLTKTVTYGTAYDTLPKLEKEGYTFAGWYSEPEGGTEITGETLVTATGDHTIYARFIPINYKIDYYGADGATNTNPAQYNIETGLLTLSAAEKEGYRFEGWHEKADLSDDAVVAIPAKSTGDIILYAKWSENRYKVVFHSNNEEDRSKVQNFSYTEVKMLDTNRYVREGYTFAGWSLIPNQEVVYADCQTVSKLSAVNQGEVHLYAVWTPKAYQILYENMDGAENAPDNPTEFTVVSNTFNLHEPVGKPGYTFDGWYSDSSLTKKVSGTIILDALHDWRFYAKWNPNPYTVTFDSCLGDTVPVETQLMMYDEADNLDLVSEMRNFKKPGYTFTGWALEKDGAVVYKDGQNVKNLAGEGNVTLYAVWELNVFKITYDLGAGGISQTNPESYSIEDNDIQLEAPAAKDGYQFLGWYDADTLVSEIVKGTQKDYRLTAKWGYGGTFNLVYVGKEGTRLTYKVTRTLPEGTVPTTNPQHIYYRTVNGTAYGSTVDSESDKCHFKHVGGEDVYLTFGQNDMEKTFTIEEWGMNTTADSAAGFQLNNTARYYNIELYKIVDTIGTCGGVLGEQTSSQRVIDAEKAYCLEDLIKECYNQWHSYTIRTGDPKINNYHYNERTPYTFNSLMEVLRSKNVNEAKQKYIAGTATNAGFRMTSDLKEVNDGYLWFRFYGGGAYFAEYKLDLQGKGWKIDVPFPYNGSKTNGAEYESKSHNGQVVFGSPCYARIGINDRVQLELAESGKGKNAWQFGTTDLHYMILDNRAPQQVGVSCLAFGQYKAGEQISITVHYDEVIKSASNIGLLGVANIPLTNVQYAGGEGTNALTFTATLAQDFEVTPNVNNDIKNLKPVTGTVKDVFGN; encoded by the coding sequence ATGTGGAAAAAATTTTGGAATGATAAGAAAGGGATCATAATACTTATCGTTGTATTGACGGTAGTATCGTTGTCTGCGGCAGCATTTTTCGCAAATAAAAACGGGAAGCAGATGAAGGCTGATTCAGATATTACGGTAGACCAGAAGACAGCGGAAGAAAAGAAGGAGACGGCAGAGAAACAGCAAGAAGAGAAACAGCCGGCACAAAGTAGCAGCAAACAGCTGGATAATAAGAGCATTCAATCCTCGACAGATAAAGAAAAAGCAAAGGGAACTTCTGCGGATAATAAAAAGGTCGCTTCTTCAAATGTGAATACCAAAAAAAAGAGCAAGCAGCCGGAGAATCCGAATAAATCTTTTATAGACAAAGTTGTCGATAAGATTACAGGAAACGACGATAAGAAGCCGGAAGATACAAAAATAAAACAGTATAAGGTTACATTTTATACAGAAGGCGGAAGTAAATTAAAAGCACGTAAAGTTAACAAAGGAACAAAGATTAGTTCACTGCCGACACCTTATCGCGATAATTATATTTTTGTCAGCTGGTATTATGATAAGAACAGGGAAAAGCTTGCTTCAAAAGAAGATGAGATTAACAGCAATGTAAGTCTTTATGCAGAATACGCGGCACAGACACCACTTGAAAATGTAGAACAGGTGACATTTGCCAGTGCAACAGGAGTTAAGACAGATTTTAAGATTATAGTAAAAGCGAAGAATAAAAAATTGAATCTGGATGCTGTGAAAGCCGGGATTACAGCTTCGAATCTAACAGATCCAAAGCAGACAGATATTATAGAGGTGACAGGCGAAAGTGGAACGTTTACAATCTCAGGTAAGAATCCGGTTTCAGAAGATGGAAAAATGGACGCTGTGGATGGATTTGCCGAAGGCTGTACATATCGGGTTGCCTTGACAGATACCAGACTTTGTTTTGAAGATCAGCCGAAGACAGTAAGAGAATATAATTTTACAACAGATAAGAAACAAGTATTGAACACATCTTTAAATGACGGGATTGTATATATCCCGATAGAGGATATCAGCAATATCACGTCAGGAGATAAGAGTGTTGAAACATTGAGTATTGCACTTTATCAGGCAGACAAAGATGGAACACTTGGACCTGCCAATATGACGCAGGGAGAATTTGATTATACAAAAGGGGAACTCCATTTAGGCGATATCGTTTCTATTTATGCGGGATTAAGACCGGACAAACGTACATTGGATACGCCGAAGGAAGAGAACGGTGAGCTTGCATATGTAGAGATTACTGCAAGAAATGGAAACAGATATAGTTATAAAAATGCACAGCCGGAAGATGTTATTTTTGAGCCGGATATGTTGCCGATCCCAATAGGGGCAGATATGGATGAAGCAGCAGATACGATCACAGTGGATAATCAACTGCTTGATTATTCTGCCGATGTGTATGCAAATATCGAATTGGATAGTCAGACAACAGTGGATGTCGGAGATTTCATTATGTTCTATAGCGGAACATTTGGAGTCGAAAGCGGAAGCGATGCGGCAAAGCTTGAGAGATATGGAAAAATTACAGGAGTAAAGACAGGAGCAGGTGATACGACAACCATCGGATTCAAAGAGGTTGGCTGGGATGAAGTACAGCAGGCGATGGATATTTACGCAGAAGATACGATGACCGGTACAGATATGCTGGAAGGCGTAGATACAGCAGCCCTTGAAGCACAGATTGAGCAGCAGGCCCTTGAAAGTGGATTCGCAGAAGAAGCGGCACAATATCTTGGCTCAATGGCACTTGCAACAGAGAATTTTACGAAACTTAGTGATAATCTCAATCTGGAAGATTATAAAGTAACTCTGGAAGATGGAACACCTGTTTCGCCGGAAGAGTTACAGCTGATGGCATCTAATATTTCTGCAAAGTGTGAGATGGAACAAGGATATCCGAAAGCAACCATTAGCACACACCCGACCAAGCTTAATCAGGCGAACGGAACCGCTGCAAAGGATAAAGGTCTTAGCGTTCAGCTGGAAGTGCAGGCAAAGATTACGATTGGCAAGCAGGGCTCTGATAATCAGCTTGTGATCAACATTAGCGGAACATTTGCAGAAGAGGTAGGGATTGACCTCGGAGTAAGAAGTAAAGCAGTCTGGAAGGTATGGGGAATCTTCCCGTATATTGCCGAATATCGCGTGACAGCCAATGTTGATGTATTGAATTATACCAGCGTGGAAGTCAATGCTATGATGATGACCCAGTCAAATGATGAAAGTGGAAATGAACATTTTGATGAAGGAGCAGAGATTGCAGGACAGATTAAAGAGTTGATCGACAGCAATAAGGAAAACGGAGAAGATGACGAATCGGAAGAAGGAAAAAGCAATCTGATCAAACGTTACAGTGAAATGATGAAAGGAGATTCGGATTGGGTACGCGTCATTGAACAGAATATTGTAGATAATGAACAGCAGGTTCCACCGCCGTTCCCGATTATTGCAATTAATACAGAAATCGATTTTGTTGTAAAAATGAATGCATGCATTTCTGTTGGATTCGATTTTGAATATATGACAGGAAAACGATATACATATACGATCGATGTATTTGCAGGAGCGGTTTATAACGATACCGTTACATTGTTAGAAGAGACATATCAGTTTGATTTCTATACAATGGGACGACTGGAAATAAAAGCAGGATTAGAATTTGAATTTAAAATAGGATTATTTTCAACAGATCTGGCATCGGTCGGATTTAGGTCGGAAGCCGGTGCGTATAGTAAGCTATGGGGATATTTCTATTATGAGTTGAGGTATAGCACAAGTAATGGACGCGACCAGCAATATAATGGAGCAATGCTTATTGATGTGGGAGCATATCTGGAGGTCGGATTAAAAGCCCAGGCACTAAAGGATACCTTCTCTACAGAATTGAAGCTGTATGATAATGAATGGTCACTGTGGACGGTCGGCCGACAAGATAATGTGCTGGATTTTGCGACAAAACAAGAAGAGATGCCGGATATCAAGTTGAAGCAGCATGTGAGGGATGCGATGCTTCCGGATGCAGTATTCTCTATGGATTATCTGGATTTGAAGGACGGCCAGGAGAAGCAGGCAATTTACAATGATGATTATGATTCCAATAAGGCAGAAAGCCTGACGAATCGTAAAAATTTTGATATCCGCATGACAAATGATAAATTCACATATGATCCGAAGACAAACACGGTCAGTGTAAATCCGGAAAAAGACGACAAAAAACTGGAAGGCGAGATGATTATTACGTGGATTCGTTACCCACTGGCATTTTCATCAAGACCAATACAGAGAACAATTTCTCTGTATTGGGACAATCTGCGTGACGGATATGTCATTGTTCCGTATACAAACGGTGGAACATATATCAATATCATCAATGCAAAATTTGAAGCAAAAGTAGAAAAACCGGCAGATCCGGTAAAACCGGGATATGATTTTGCAGGCTGGTATAGTGATGAGGCATTGACAGAAGCTTATGAATTTCCGGAGAGCATGCCTGCGGCAGATACAAATATCTATGCAAAATGGGTTGCCAAAGCAGATACACCATATCGTGTAGAATATTATACAGAGCAGTTGCGTTCAGGAGAATACGAGCTGGCAGAAGCAGAGGAACTGACCGGTACAACGGAAAGTTTCGTGACACCAGAGATAAAAGAATATGTTGGTTATCGGATGCCGGCAGAACAGGAAATCAAGATCATTGCAGATGGAAGTTCTGTATTACGTTATTATTACGCATTAGAAAATCATACAGTTACATTTGATCCGGGCGAAGTCGGAGGAGAAAAGATTACTTACGATTTGAAATATGGCGGAACGATCATTGCACCAATGATGGCAGCAAAAGGATATACATTTACCGGATGGGACAGCGAAGTTGTTTCAAACATGGGAACAGAGAATCTTGTCTATACCGCACAGTGGACGAAGAATCCGGATACTGCTTACAGAGTAGAGTATTATGTACAGGATGTCGACGGAAAATATAAACTGAAACATCTGTATGAAGGCATGGGCTTCACAGGAGAAGAGATTTCGGCAGACACATTGAGAAATCTTCCAATCGACGGTGAGACGACTGCTGAGCAAAAATATGTGGAAGAAAATGGAGTTGTATTTGAAAATCTTACAGTAAATGGACTGGCAAAAGAAACTGCGGTTGTAGAGGGAAGTGGAAAATCTATAATCAAGATCAACTACAAACGTGAGAAGTACAAAATAAGCTTCTCTTATGGTTATGACACCGGAGACGGAGAACAGTCATCAAGTCAGGAATCTTATTATGGAGATCATATCCACAGTCCGGAAAAAATGCAGCGGACGGGATATACATTTATCGGTTGGAGCATAGACGGGGTAAATGTAGTTGAACCGGAAAATAAGATGGGAACCGGAGATGTTGCATACACAGCTTTATGGAAAGCGAATACATATACAGTGAAGTTTGATAAGAATCATGATGCGGCTACAGGCGAGATGGAGCAGATGCAGTTTGCATACGATGAAGGACAGAATTTACATGAAAATGCATTTGTACTGGATGGATATGATTTTCTAGGATGGACCACACGAAAAGGAACAGGCGTGGAATATGAAAATACTGCAAGTGTCTTGAATTTGACGGCAGAAAATGAAGCAGCCGTTACACTGTATGCAGTATGGAATATGAAGAATTACAACATCATTTACAACAAAGCAGAAGGACTGATAAATACTAATCCGTCAAATTACAATGTTGAGACAGAAACCATTACGTTGATGGATCCTGTACGAAAAGGATATACATTCAAGGGATGGTATGAGAATGAAGCATGTGAAGGAGAAGTGGTCAGGGAAATTAAAAAAGGCTCTGTAGGAGATAAGATATTCTATGCAAAATGGGAGGCGAATACAGACACTCCTTATAAAGTAGAGCATTACAAAGAAGCACTCGATTGGAACATGGTTCTTGCAGATACAGATGAGCTGAAAGGTACATCTGACAGTCTGGTAACATTAGAAACAAAGAATTATGAAGGATTTATAATACCGGAAGTGCAGACTGTGTCAATTGCAGCAGATGGAAGTACGTGTGTCCGTTATGAGTACAAACGTAAGGATGTAACAGTTACATTGAATGTGGATGGCGGTATACTTCCAGAGGGTGTCGACTCTGTCATTTATGGCAAATATGAATCAGAATTACAGCTTCCGATTCCGCTAAGAGAAGGATATGGATTTGAAGGCTGGTATGTAGGAGAAGAAAAATTCACAAGTCATACAATGCCGGCAGAAGATACGGTATTACAGGCAAGATGGGTGGCAGGACAGTATGGATATACAGTGAATTATTATCAGCAAAATGTGGATGGTTCTGAAAATTATACATTAAAAGAATCCGTTCACCAAACAGCGGCAATGGATAGTGTTATCGAGCCGGAATTAAAACAATATACAGGATTTACAGCACCGGAAAAAGCAAAGCAGATCATAGTAACAACAGATGAGCGGGCAAATGTGGCAGACTATTATTATACGAGAAATAAATACTCCTTAAGCTGGGATCTTGATGGCGGTATGGCAGTGTCCGGCTATACAGAAGGACAAGTCTATTATGACGCACCAATCATAGCACCGGCAGCTGTAAAGGATGGAAATTCTTGTGTATGGAACATGAAGATAGAGCAGAATATGCCGGCGAAGGATCTTGCTTATAAAGCAGTATGGACTCCTCAAAGCTATCAGCTTACAATGGAGCCAAACGGCGGATATGTAACAGGTGATGGTGAGCTTCTGACAAAAACGGTTACATACGGAACAGCTTATGATACGCTACCGAAGCTTGAAAAGGAAGGATATACTTTCGCAGGATGGTATTCAGAGCCGGAAGGCGGCACAGAGATTACAGGTGAGACACTGGTAACAGCGACAGGCGACCACACCATTTATGCACGTTTTATACCGATCAATTACAAGATTGATTATTACGGCGCAGATGGAGCAACAAATACGAATCCGGCACAATATAATATTGAAACAGGCTTGCTTACACTATCAGCGGCAGAAAAAGAAGGATACAGATTTGAAGGATGGCACGAAAAGGCGGATTTAAGTGATGATGCTGTTGTGGCAATTCCTGCAAAGAGTACAGGTGATATCATTCTCTATGCAAAATGGAGTGAGAATCGCTATAAGGTTGTATTCCATTCCAACAATGAGGAAGACAGAAGTAAGGTTCAAAATTTCTCATATACAGAAGTGAAAATGCTGGATACAAATCGATATGTGCGAGAAGGCTATACATTTGCCGGATGGTCATTGATACCAAACCAAGAAGTTGTATATGCGGATTGTCAGACAGTAAGTAAATTGTCGGCAGTTAATCAGGGTGAAGTACATTTGTATGCAGTATGGACGCCGAAGGCATATCAGATTCTATATGAAAATATGGATGGAGCAGAAAATGCACCGGATAACCCGACTGAATTTACCGTTGTATCGAATACATTTAATTTACACGAACCGGTAGGAAAACCAGGCTATACATTTGATGGATGGTATAGTGATTCATCTCTTACAAAGAAGGTTAGTGGAACAATCATACTGGATGCACTACATGACTGGCGATTCTATGCAAAATGGAATCCAAACCCATACACCGTTACATTTGACAGTTGTCTGGGTGATACAGTGCCGGTAGAAACACAGCTGATGATGTACGATGAAGCGGACAATCTGGATCTGGTTTCTGAAATGAGAAACTTTAAGAAACCGGGATATACATTTACCGGATGGGCACTGGAAAAAGATGGAGCAGTTGTTTATAAAGACGGTCAAAACGTTAAGAATCTTGCAGGTGAAGGCAATGTAACATTATATGCTGTATGGGAGCTGAATGTATTTAAAATCACATATGATCTTGGAGCAGGAGGAATCAGTCAGACAAATCCAGAAAGCTATAGTATTGAAGATAATGACATACAGCTGGAAGCACCGGCTGCAAAAGACGGTTATCAGTTCCTTGGATGGTACGACGCAGATACATTGGTATCTGAGATTGTAAAAGGAACACAAAAAGATTATAGGCTGACAGCAAAATGGGGATATGGAGGTACATTTAATCTGGTATACGTAGGAAAAGAGGGTACTCGTTTAACCTACAAAGTGACTAGAACATTACCGGAAGGTACTGTGCCAACAACAAATCCACAGCACATTTATTATCGTACAGTAAATGGAACTGCATATGGTTCTACCGTTGATTCAGAGAGTGATAAATGTCATTTCAAACATGTTGGAGGAGAAGATGTATATTTGACATTTGGACAGAACGATATGGAAAAAACATTCACGATTGAAGAATGGGGAATGAACACAACAGCGGATAGTGCAGCAGGATTCCAGTTAAATAATACAGCTCGTTATTATAATATAGAGCTTTATAAAATTGTAGATACAATAGGAACCTGCGGAGGCGTATTAGGAGAGCAGACTTCTTCTCAGCGCGTGATTGATGCAGAAAAAGCATACTGCTTGGAAGATTTGATAAAGGAATGCTATAATCAATGGCATAGTTATACAATCCGTACAGGAGATCCGAAGATAAACAATTATCATTATAATGAAAGAACTCCATATACATTTAATAGTTTGATGGAAGTTTTGAGAAGCAAGAATGTTAATGAAGCAAAGCAGAAATACATTGCAGGAACAGCAACGAATGCCGGTTTCCGTATGACTTCGGATTTGAAGGAAGTAAATGATGGATATCTATGGTTTAGATTTTATGGCGGCGGAGCATATTTTGCAGAGTATAAGCTCGATCTGCAGGGAAAGGGATGGAAAATCGATGTTCCATTCCCATATAACGGATCAAAGACAAATGGAGCAGAATATGAGAGTAAAAGTCATAATGGACAAGTTGTATTTGGCTCACCGTGCTATGCAAGGATCGGAATCAATGACAGAGTACAGCTTGAACTTGCAGAAAGTGGAAAAGGAAAAAATGCCTGGCAGTTCGGTACAACAGATTTACATTATATGATTCTTGATAACCGGGCACCACAGCAGGTTGGAGTTAGTTGCCTTGCCTTTGGACAGTACAAAGCAGGTGAACAGATTTCAATTACAGTTCATTATGATGAAGTGATCAAGTCAGCATCGAATATAGGGCTTTTGGGAGTAGCAAATATTCCTTTGACAAATGTGCAATATGCGGGAGGAGAAGGAACAAATGCACTTACATTTACAGCGACACTGGCACAGGATTTTGAAGTGACTCCGAATGTGAACAACGACATTAAGAATCTGAAGCCGGTAACGGGTACAGTTAAGGATGTATTTGGCAATTAA
- a CDS encoding LytR/AlgR family response regulator transcription factor: MKIAICDDDKTEQLQILELLEGYFKGRKNKPAIKTFSSIELASIARYEQFDLYLLDVIMPVLNGIELAKEIRGFDKASDIIFLTSSPEFAVESYTVKASNYLVKPIQKAAFFQALDDISEKRMEESGKSIIVKSSFGVHKIYLSGLIYVEALNRKVIYYLKNGEQITTAERFSSVCDILMQNSEFILPHRSFLVNMNYIRSITTTDMHLQNNKIIPLAQRRVADIKKHYLAFQMEEVSP, translated from the coding sequence ATGAAAATCGCTATATGCGACGACGATAAAACAGAACAACTTCAAATTTTAGAACTATTGGAAGGATATTTTAAAGGAAGAAAAAACAAGCCCGCTATCAAAACTTTCAGCAGCATTGAGCTTGCTTCCATCGCCCGCTATGAACAGTTTGACCTCTATCTTCTTGATGTTATCATGCCTGTATTAAATGGCATCGAGCTGGCAAAAGAAATCCGTGGATTTGACAAAGCTTCCGATATTATTTTCCTTACATCATCACCGGAATTTGCTGTCGAAAGCTACACAGTCAAAGCTTCCAATTATCTTGTGAAACCAATACAAAAAGCTGCTTTTTTTCAGGCTTTAGATGATATTTCGGAAAAGAGAATGGAAGAATCCGGCAAATCAATTATTGTAAAAAGTTCGTTTGGTGTACATAAAATTTATTTGTCCGGATTGATTTATGTAGAAGCACTGAATCGAAAAGTAATTTATTATCTAAAGAATGGAGAGCAGATTACAACTGCGGAACGTTTTTCATCGGTATGTGATATACTGATGCAAAACTCAGAATTTATTCTTCCGCATCGTTCCTTCCTTGTAAACATGAATTACATCCGTTCGATCACTACTACAGATATGCACTTACAAAACAATAAGATCATCCCTTTAGCACAGAGAAGGGTGGCAGATATTAAAAAACATTATCTTGCATTTCAAATGGAGGAGGTTTCACCATGA
- a CDS encoding sensor histidine kinase, which produces MNFATLCDFINYGLVLFFGIVVSLYLADFPFEDHKSFYTLTICGFGIVQILFYFIMGETNLYHCYPLLIHLPLFLLIRFGLHRNLYMSMIAVLSAYLLCTPRKWFGTLIASFFDYNPVISDIASSLITIPLLFFVIKIIAPYIIKLKYENKTTQMLLFLLPLSYYILEYIFTVYTDLLYTGGAVIIDFLDSFLVLLYFILSMLTIEYASQRSRTERDNLLFTTVSIQAKKEIAQLSDSKKQAAIYRHDLRHHMNFIQNCIQEQKTEEALSYINEICTTLQSGAIQKYCENESVNLILSSYIEKAQALQIQTTISVTATDFSRFQITDLCSLLSNALENAIHACTQITYPEGRYINLKLYEKNEQLCINLANSYEEEPAFENDIPISHKSGHGFGVQSMISVVNKYSGIYGFFAQNGEFRFQATF; this is translated from the coding sequence ATGAATTTTGCAACGCTCTGCGATTTTATCAATTATGGACTGGTTCTTTTTTTCGGAATTGTTGTTTCACTTTATCTTGCAGACTTTCCATTTGAAGACCATAAAAGTTTTTACACACTGACAATATGCGGTTTCGGGATTGTACAGATTCTCTTCTATTTCATAATGGGTGAAACAAATCTGTACCATTGTTATCCTTTATTGATCCACCTGCCGCTTTTTCTGTTAATTCGATTTGGGTTGCACCGCAACCTCTATATGTCTATGATTGCAGTACTGTCTGCTTATTTACTATGTACACCGAGGAAATGGTTTGGAACACTGATCGCATCCTTTTTTGATTACAATCCTGTTATATCCGATATTGCTTCCAGCCTGATTACAATTCCACTTTTATTTTTTGTTATAAAAATAATCGCACCTTACATTATTAAACTAAAATATGAAAATAAAACAACACAAATGTTACTTTTCCTATTGCCTCTTTCTTACTATATTTTGGAATATATTTTTACAGTTTATACAGATTTACTTTATACCGGCGGTGCAGTTATCATTGATTTTCTTGACAGCTTTCTTGTACTGCTCTATTTTATTCTCTCGATGCTCACGATTGAATACGCAAGCCAGCGAAGCCGTACCGAGCGTGACAATTTACTTTTCACTACCGTTTCTATACAGGCAAAAAAAGAGATTGCGCAGCTTTCTGATTCCAAAAAGCAGGCCGCAATCTATCGTCATGATTTAAGACACCATATGAACTTTATTCAAAACTGTATTCAAGAACAAAAAACTGAAGAAGCCCTCTCTTACATTAACGAAATCTGTACAACATTGCAGTCTGGTGCAATCCAAAAATACTGTGAAAATGAATCTGTCAATCTGATTCTCTCTTCCTATATTGAAAAAGCACAGGCACTTCAGATTCAAACTACAATTTCTGTAACTGCAACTGATTTTTCAAGATTTCAGATTACAGACCTTTGCAGCTTGCTTTCAAATGCTCTGGAAAATGCGATCCATGCGTGTACACAGATCACATATCCGGAAGGTCGTTATATCAATCTGAAACTCTATGAAAAAAATGAACAATTATGTATCAACCTTGCAAACAGCTACGAAGAAGAACCTGCTTTTGAAAACGATATTCCTATTTCACACAAAAGCGGACATGGCTTCGGTGTACAAAGCATGATTTCTGTCGTAAATAAATATTCAGGTATCTATGGTTTCTTTGCCCAAAATGGTGAATTTAGATTTCAGGCAACATTTTAA